A section of the Carya illinoinensis cultivar Pawnee chromosome 12, C.illinoinensisPawnee_v1, whole genome shotgun sequence genome encodes:
- the LOC122289829 gene encoding uncharacterized protein LOC122289829, with protein MWCIQFRTPLIPSHSHLKHKQHLSTPQLLRFSINEPANLIPLRPNHLSLPALRAYAIPNSLVLGVSSPARSGGDLSVLLLASVALFFLYFITNFIVPSFISKSFQLDNTSEDQERNDDSSI; from the exons ATGTGGTGTATCCAATTCCGCACTCCATTGATTCCCTCGCATTCACATCTTAAACACAAGCAGCATCTGAGCACACCTCAATTGCTTCGCTTCTCTATCAATGAGCCTGCCAACCTTATTCCACTCCGACCGAACCACCTTTCACTGCCGGCTCTGAGGGCCTATGCCATCCCCAATTCCCTTGTTCTTGGTGTCTCATCACCCGCCAGATCCGGCGGTGACTTATCCGTCCTGCTCCTCGCCAG TGTAGCACTTTTCTTTCTCTACTTCATAACAAATTTCATCGTGCCGAGTttcatctccaagagtttccaGCTTGATAACACAAGTGAAGACCAGGAGCGTAATGATGATAGCTCCATTTAA